The sequence below is a genomic window from Thermoflexus sp..
TCTTCCTCAGCCGCTACACCGTGGAGATCATCCTGTTCGCTTCGCTCTTTGTTCCCTTCACGATCTCCACGGGCTCTCAGAGCCCCATTGTGGCCAGCTTGCTCCTCACCGCCCTCTTCGGGGGGATCTGGCTGCTCCGGCGGGTGTTCGAGCGGGAGAAAGAGCACTGGCCCAAAGCCCCCGCGGTTGTTCCGCTGCTGGGGTTCATAGGGGTTTCCGTGATCTCGTTTTTCTGGAGCGAGATCTGGCGGGATCCGATGATCCCATCCTGGTTTCTGTATCGGGCGCGGCTGGGGGGGTTGGGGGTGATGGTGCTTTCGCCCCTGGCCCTCTGGCTGGCCGCCGCCCACCTGCGCCACCCCCGGCAGATGGATCGGCTGGTGGGGATGTTCCTGATCGCCGGCGCGCTGGGGGCGATCCAGATCCTGGCCGGGCAGCCATTATTCCCCTTTCTGAACACGGGGGGGCTGTTCCCCCTTTGGCTGTTCAGCTTCGGCGTGGCCTTTCTGGTGTTCCGGCCGATGGCGGCCTGGCTTCGCCTGGGGCTCGGGCTCATGCTGGGGATCTGGGGGTGGTATGTCCTGGTCCCCGGGATCTCCTGGATCAGCGGCTGGTTGCCGCCGATCATCGCCCTCCTGGTGGTCGTGTGGCTTCGATCCCGACGGCTTTTTGCTCTGGTGTTCGGCGTGTTGCTGTTGCTGACCGTGATCTACTGGGGGCCGCTTCAGTTCTGGATGTTCGATTACAACTACCAGACCAGTGGGGTAACCCGCCTGGAGGCATGGCTTCGGAACTGGCAGGTGACCCGGGAGCATTTGCTGTTCGGGACGGGGCCGGCGGGATATGCCGCCTATTACATGACGTATTTCCCGGACCAGGCGATGGCCACCCACAACAACTATCTGGATGTCCTGGCGCAGACCGGCCTGATCGGCATGGGGTTTTTCCTCTGGTTCCTGGCGGCTCTGGGACGGGAGGTCTATCAGATCTGGCGCTGGGTCCGTGCGTCTGATCACCAGGCGCGCGCTCTGGTTGCCGGGCTGATGGGAGGGTTCACCGGGCTGCTGGTGGCGATGGGTCTGGGGGACTGGTTCCTTCCGTTCCCTTACACGCAAACGATTGCCGGCTATCGCTATACCGTGTGGGGATGGATTTTCGCCGGGGCGGCGGTGGCGATGGGACGCTATTATCGGAGCCTCCGGCTGCAGCTCTTCTATGCGGCGTCCATCCGGGGAAGCCAGGAGTTGCGCAACCGGTTGCCTCCTGGTGACCTGAGGGCTCGCGGCCGATTCGAGCCCAGCGGCGTCCACTCTGGATGAGGATGAAAAGGGGCGTTATGAGACCGATGGTCTCTGTGATCCTGGTCACCTACAACACGCGGGAGCTCCTGGCCCGCTGCCTGGAGGCCCTCCCCGCGGCGCTGACAGGAATCCCCTACGAGATCTGGGTGGTGGACAACGGTTCCACGGATGATACCCTGGCCTGGCTGCAGACCCACTATCCGCAGATCCAGATCCTGAGCAATCCGAGCAATCGGGGGTTTGCGGCGGCGAACAACCAGGCCATGGCCCGGGCTCAGGGTCGCTATTTCCTGCTGCTGAACACCGACACGATCCCGCGCCCGGGGGCTCTCGCCGCGCTGGTGCATTATCTGGAGGAGCATCCGGAAATCGGGATAGCAGGGGGAAGTCTCCTGAACCCGGACGGCAGCCCGCAGGGATGCGCTGCCGATTTCCCCACCCTGGGGACGGAGCTGCTTTTGCTGACGGGTCCAATCGGGCGCTGGCTCCGCGGCCCGCATTTCCCCTTTCATCCTCCGGCGGAGTCCCCAAAGCCGGTGGACTGGGTTTCGGGGGCGTGTCTCCTTGTCCGCCGGGAGGTGGTGGAGGCCATCGGGGGTCTGGACGAAGGTTATTTTATGTATGGGGAAGAGGTGGACTGGTGCTGGCGGGCCCGGCGGGCCGGCTGGCAGGTCGCCGTCGTCCCCCAGGCCCGGGTGATCCATCTGGGGAGCGCGACGGCCCGTCGGATGGACGGCATGCGCCGGCGGTGGCTGTATGCCGGCAAGGCGCGCTTCCTCCGTCGGGCCCGGGGTCCTCTGATTGCCGCGCTTTACCAGGCAGCGGTCTGGCTCATCACGCTTCTCAAATGGTTGGGGATGACCCTTCTCGGGCGCCGGGAGCAGGCCGCCGCTTACGGCGCGGTGATCCATCCGGAAGGGTGGCTTCGCTGGGCCCGCATCTTCTTCACACCCACCGCTGGCCTTCTCTTCATGCTCCTTTTTCTGAGCACGATCTACACCTTCCCTCGCTGGGCGGACTGGAATCAGAATTCCCGCCTGGATCTGGTGCTGGCCCTGGTGGAGCAGGGGACGTTTCGCATTGATGCCTTCGTGGAGAACACCGGGGATTACGCAGTGGTCGGGGGGCATTTCTACAGCGACAAAGCGCCGGGCCTGGCTTTCGCGGCCGTTCCGGTGTATGCGCTCCTCCATCAGGCCCTGGTGCACCCGCTGGCCGCCCCGCTCGCCCGGTATCTGGAGGGATCGGCAGCCTTCCGAGCCACGCTGAATCCAGCTGGCACCGGAGTTTCCCCCTGGAAAGTTCGCCTTGCCATTGCCCTGGTGGTTCTGAGCGCCCTGGTGGTCGCCTTCCCCTCTGCCGCGATTGGGATCTGGCTCCACGGGCTCTTGCGCGAGCGGTTCGGGTCCCACCCGGTGTCCTGGATCCTGCCCATGGTCTATGGGCTCGGGACGCCAGCCTTCGCGTATGCGAACCTCTTTGTGAGCCATCAATTCGTGGCCGCTCTGCTGATGGCCGCCTTCGCCCTCGCCTGGGGGATCCGACGGGGACTCCTCGGGGATGGCGGGCGGATCCCTCTGGGCTTTCTGTTGGCCTACGCCGTGATCTCCGAGTATCCGGCGATCCTCATCGCCGCGGGGATCGCGGTGTATAGCCTGTGGGGACAGGGGGGTTCTCCCCGCCGCATTGCGCGATGGACGCTGATGATGGCGCTGGGCGGCGCTATCCCTCTTCTGCTCGCCGCCTGGCATAACGCCGTGGTGTTCGGCTCCCCCTTCCGGCTGGGTTACGCCTATTCCGCCCTCTGGCAGGACGTCCATCGGCAGGGGTTTTTCAGCCTGCGAGGGCCTTCCCTGGAGGCCCTGTGGGGGATCACCTTCAACCCGTATCGCGGGCTGTTCTTCCGATCGCCTTTCCTCCTCCTCGGCTTTGTAGGGCTATGGCGGATGCTCCGGGATCCGGAGTGGCAGGCGGAAGGGTGGCTGGCGACATGGGCGGTGCTCAGTTTCATCGCCTTTAATGCGTCCTCGGTGATGTGGGACGGAGGGTTCGCGGTGGGGCCGCGCTATCTGCTGCCGATGGTGCCCTTCCTCGCCCTGGCGGCTGGATTCGCCGTTCCAGCGATCGCCCGAAGTCGCGCGGGGATCGGGCTGGTGGCCGTGCTGGGGCTCTGGAGCTTCGGGATGGTCGTTCTCGAGAGCCTGGCCGGTCAGCAGTTCCCTCAATATCAACGGTTCCCTCTGGTGGAATACGTCTGGCCCCGGTGGCAGGCGGGAGATATCGCGCGGAACTGGGGGATGCTGCTGGGGTTGCGGGGACCTTCGAGCCTGCTCCCTCTGGGGACCCTATGGGGGCTGGGCCTCGGGTGGCTCGCCCGTCCGCCTCGCCGTTTCGCAGCCGAACGCATCGGACCGCGTGTTCTGGAGGGCCGGCCGTGAACATCGCTTCGATCATCCCCATCACGAGGCTCCGGCGCTGGACGGATCGGGCCCTTGATCTGGCCCTGCGTCCCGAGGGGGTCCTGATTGCCTTAGCGGTTCTGACCCGATGGCCGTTGCGAGGCCGATGGCTCTATCACTGGGACTCGGTCAATTTCGCCCTGGCCCTGGACCACTTCGATGTGGCCCGGGGCCAGCCGCACATCCCGGGCTACCCACTCTACGTGGGGCTGGGGCGGATCAGCCGCTGGATTTTCGGGGACGCGCAGACGGCTCTGGTCGCCCTCAGCGTCGCCGGCACCGCTCTGGCTGCCGTCCTGATCTACCGGCTGGGGGCGGAATGGGTGGGGTCCGGTGCCGGGAAGTGGGCGGCGCTCTTCTGGCTGAGCAGCCCCCTGGTCTGGTTCTACGGGGAGATCGCCCTCCCCCATGCCCTGGATGCCGGGTTCGTGTTGCTGGTGGTGTGGCTGGCATGGCGGTGCGCCCGGGGGGAACGGATGCATCGCCCTCTCGCCCTGGCCCTGGCCGTGTCCTCCGGGCTGCGGCCGCAGAACCTGCTGTTCCTCGGGCCGATCTTCCTCTGGGGGCTATCTGGCCAGCGATGGCGGGCGCGGGGGGAGGCGCTGCTCTGGCTCGGCGGGTTCATCATGCTATGGCTGATCCCTCTGCTGGCCCTCAGTGGGGGGGTGGAGCGTTATCTGGAGATCTCGCGGGCCTTCAACGCCCATTTCTGGACCTCCACGCTGGTCTTCGGGCCTGGGGGCCTCTCCGCGCTCCAGCGGAATGCGGGCAAGCTGGTCGCCTACACGGCCTACGGGGTCGCCGGGGCCGGGCTGGTCCTGATTCGGGGACTTCGTGCTCTCCCCGCCGTTCTCCAGCGTCTTTCCGAGCGATGGCCGGCGGCGCTGGGGTGGGGGCTCTGGGTGACGCCCAGCCTGAGCTTCTACACGTTCATCCACATGGGGCAGCAGGGCCTGGTGCTGGTGTTCCTGCCCGCGCTGATCCTGCTGGCCGCCTGGGCAGCCGCAACGGGCGGTTCGTGGGGCCGGTGGCTGGGGGCGGCCGGGGTGCTTCTGAATGTCGGGATTTTCCTGCTGGCCCCCGAATATCCCATGGGTCTGGACGGGATCCGGTTGCTGAATCTCTCCGCCCTGAGGAATCACGACGCCGCGCTGGCGGGGCGTTTCGCCCTGCTTCACGCGCAGTTCCCCCCGGAACGAACGCTGGTGGTGGCTTCCCAGTGGCGGTTCTTTGACTTCTACGCGCCGGAATATCGGGTGCTGCCCTTCGGCCTGGAGGATCCGGCCGAGCGTCCCCGGGCGGAGCAGATTTTTACACACGAGGCATCCGGCGGGGCAGAGGCCATCGTCCTCTTCGAGCCGGAGCTGACCCGCTGGGTGCGCCCGGGATCCCGCCCGTGGCGATGGTGGGCGCACAACGGCGTGCGGCTGCCGGGTTGGGAATGGGGACCAGGCGATCGCTGGATCTACGGGCCGGAGGGATTCGGATTATTTGGGGAACCGTGAGAAAGCTCTTTTCCCAATGAGGTGGGGATGCAACTCATCGACGGATTTCGATGGTTTGCCCGGAGAAGCCAGTGGCTGGAGGTCGGGCTCTGGGCGGCGGGGATCGGGCTGGTCTCCAGCCTTCCTTACGGCGCTGGCTATCTCGCTGTGGGCCCGGAACGGCGGTTTATGGGCTTCGCCTTCAACGTCAGCGATCACGTGCAGTATTTCGCCTGGTGGCGGGCCTTTCAGCGGGGCTTTCTGGCTTCCAACCTGCTCACCCCGGAGCCGACGCCGCCCACGTATTTCAACCTGCTCTGGTGGCTCCTCGCCCGGGTTTCCCGGGTCGTCGGGTTGGGCTACGAGGCGACGTATCAGGGATTGCGCGCTCTGGCCATCCTGCTCGGGGTGGTCGTCCTGTTCCTGCTCTATCGCCGGGTGGCGCCCGCGCCCTCGAGGGCCCGGGCGATGCTGGCCATGGCGTTGCTGGGGAGCGGCTTCGCCTGGCTGCATCCCCTGGCCAAACGCCTGCAAGGGTGGATTCCCGTTCCTTCCCTGATGGCGCCTTATGTCCCTTCCATTGCGGAACCCAATACCTTCTTTTCCGCCGTCGCCTATCCCCATTTCCTGATCGCCCTGGCCTCCATCGCGGCCATTCTCTGGCTCGCCGTGGAGGGGATGGTGGCCGGCCGCTGGCGGGCCAGCCTGGGGGCCGGCCTGCTCGCGCTGTCCCTCAGCCTCCATCACACTTACGACCTGCTCACCATCGGAGCAGTCCTCGGCGGGCTGGTCCTGTGGCGCACGGCGGTGAGCCGTTCCGTCCCATGGCGCTGGATCGCCCATGCGGCCCTGGTGATGGGGATGGCCGCGCCCGGGGCGTTCTACATGGCCTGGCTGACGGGGCGGGATCCCACATGGCGGGAGGTGCTGGCCCAGTTCGTCAACGCCGGGGTGTTCACCCCGCCGCCCTTCCAGCTCCTCCTGCTTCTGGGCCTCCCGTTCCTCCTGGCCCTGATCGGCCTGGGGGATCCCCGACGCTGGCACGCCTGGACGCCGGTGGAGGCGTGGATGGGGGTGTGGTTCCTGGCCCATCTCCCGCTGGCCTACCTGCCCCTCAGCTTTCAGATCCATCTGCTGAACGGCTGGCAGGTCCCCATGGCGTACTGGGCGGTGCGCGGCGTTGAACGATGGACGCAACGGCGACCCGCCCTCACGTTCTCCCGGGCGATGCGGTGGGCTCTGCTCCTCTCCCTCCCCGCGAACCTGTATCTGCTGGGCTGGCGGGTTCTGGATCTGAGCCGGGGGCAGCCGCCTTACAGCCTGCATCGGGATGAGGTGGCCGCCCTGGACTGGGTGGCGGAGCACGGTTGCGAAGGGGGCGTGGTGATGGCCCCCGAGGCGGTGGGCGCTTTCGTGCCGATGTGGACGGGATGCCGCGCGTTTCTCGCCCACTGGACGGGAACTTTGCGGTTCTTCGAGCGGCGGGAGCAAACCCGGGCGTTCTACAGCCCGGCGATGGAAGAGGCGGAGCGGCGGGCTCTGGTGCAGCAATATGGGATCACTTATGTGATCGTGGGAGCTGATCGTGAGCGGGCGGATGGGGGGATCGAGGAAACGCCGTGGCTGGTGCCGGTTTTCCGGCGTCCGAACGCGAAGGTGCTGGCGGTGCGTATGAACGTATCGAGATCCCAACCGGATGGCCCGCGATGAAGCGATGGAAACCGGTTTGGGCTGGGGCGATCGGGATCCTCGGGCTCAGCGCCCTGGCCTTCTACCGCCTGACCCTCTACCCGCCGACATGGTTCGATGAGGGATCCCATCTGCACGTGCCCAAGGCGCTGGTCCGCTGGGGCGTCTATGCCGATTACAGCAGCGAGGGCTTTCGGTTCTCCGGGCCGATTTTCGGCGTGGGGCCCACCGTGCTGGTGCCGATCGCCGGGGCCTTCCGCCTCTTTGGGATCGATCTGTGGTCCGCGCGATGGGTTATGGTGGGCTACCTCCTGCTGGGCGTCAGCCTTTTCAGCGCGGTGGCCCGTCGCTGGGTGCCGGGGTGGGGGGCGGCCTTCGCGACGCTCTGGTTCACGTTCGCCCGCAGCCTGGATACGCTGACGCTGGGCCGCCAGGTGCTGGGGGAGGTGCCCGGGATGGCCTTTCTCGCCCTGGGGCTGATCGGCTGGGCCCGGATGGCCCGGGGCCAGAAGGGAGGGCTGATCCTGGCCGGCCTGGGCTTCGGCTTGGCCATGATCACAAAGAACCAGTGGGGGCTTTTCCTGATCCCGGCTTTGATCGCGATGGCCCTCCTGGGGAGGGGGTTCTACCGGGATCCATCGTGGGCGGGGAACCTGGTCGCCGCGGGGGTGGCCGTCGGGCTGTGGGGCGTGTGGCAGGGGATTCTGTGGGGGGCGCTGATCCCGGATCCGGCCCGGACCATGGGGGAATTGCGGCAGATCGCGGGGGGGAGCGTGGCTGCTTTCCCCTCGCCCCGCATGGGGGCGACGGCCCGAAGCCTGTTGACGGTTTTCGATGGCGCGTTGCTCCCGGTGGCCCTCTATGTTTTTGGAAAAGCCTTGCGGCGGGATCCGGAGGGTTATCGCTGGGGGCTGGTGGGGATCCTGGCTGCCACGAACCTGGGATGGCTGGTGGTGGCCTCCAATGGATGGTTGCGTTACGCCTATCCCGGCCTGGCCCTGCTTAGCCTGGGGACGGGGGGGATGCTCGAGGATCTGCGGAGCCGGGTGGCAACGCCGGCGCTCCGCCGGGCGTTGATGGGATGGCTGGCGCTTCTCCTGGTGGGTTCCGCCGGCGTCATCGTGGGCCGGGTTGCTCGACAGGGGGACGGCTCGGCCTTTGAAATGGCCCGATACCTTCGGGAGCATATCCCGGAGAGCGCCCGGATTGAGACTTGGGAGCCGGAGATGATGGTGCTGACCGATCATTCATATCATCAACCTCCTCAGGTTTTGCTGGAAGTTGCGGCGCAGTTCATCTGGTTGGGCGGGCCGCCGCCTGCTGCCTTCTATGCCTGGGATTCCGCCCGGCCCGATTACGTCCTGGTCGGTGCGTTCGGGCGGTGGGTGCAGCTGTATCGGGAGCTGGAGGAACACTGTCCGCGTCCGGTGGCGGCCTTCGGGCCCTATCGCCTGTATGCCCCCCGGGAATGCGCGGTCCCGCCTTCCGGGGAAGGGGGCCTTCAACCATGAAGCGAAGGCGGTTCTGGTTCGCATGGCTGGGGCTGCTCCTCGGGCTCCTCGCACTGGAGGCGGGGAGGCTGGCCCCTGCCTGGGGACAGGGCGCGGAGGTTCGGTGGGAGAAGCCGGTGCGGCTTTCCGATCCAGATCAGCTGGCTTGGTTCCCGGATGTGACCGCCAGCGATGCGGGGGATGTGATCGTGATCTGGTCCGGCGGTGCCCGACGGGGGCGGACCCGGTTCGATGCGTTGATGCTTTCCCGGCTCCGGCAAGGGTCATGGTCATGGCCAGTGGACATCCAGGCCGTCCCCATCGTTGGGAACATGAGCTATGCGGTTCGCAATTCGATCGCCCTGGATCAATATGGGGATGTGCTGGTGACCTTTCGGGTGCCGACGATCCTGTATTTCTCGAAAGCCTCTGCAGATCAGGCGACCTCGGCCCGGGCCTGGACGTCGCCCCGGCGGCTTAGTGGATCCAATGTGGCCTACTACAATGAGCTGGGCGTGGATCCCGAAGGGCGGATCCATGTGGTCTGGTCGGAGATCCGAGCAGCTCCAGCCTGTGAGGGATGTGCCGATATTTTTTATCGTTATTCCGACGATGAGGGAGAGACCTGGTCATCTCCGGTGAATCTTTCTCAGTCTCCCAGGCACGATTCCCTGAAGCCTCATCTCTGGATTGGTCGGGGGAGCTGGCTGTATGTGACATGGCAGGAGAGCGAAGGTCTCTTCGTGGGGGGCGGGAAGCCCGCCGGCGTGCGTCTCGCCCGTTCCCCGGACCGGGGCCGCACATGGCGGGATCCGATATGGATCACGTCGACCGTCGGCTCTCCCCAGCAGGCGGTGATCGGTGAGGATGGGCGCGGAGTCCTCCTGCTGATCTGGCGGATCGCAGAGGGGGAGGCGGTTTACTTCCAGCGATCTACTGATCATGGCGAGACCTGGTCCTCTCCGGAGCCGCTCCCAGGATTTCGGGCCCGCCCATGGACCCAGATTCCGTATGATGATTATGATGTGGCTGCGGACAGTCTGGGACGTCTTCATTTTGTAGGGGTCGGGGCGGTGGGGACGGCAGGCCAGTTGGGGGTCTGGCATCTCATGGGGGATGGGATAGGGTGGCAAGGGCCTTTCCTGGTCTCGGCCGATCGGAACTTCCCGGAGTGGACCCGTATCGCGGTTTCGGAAGGCCGCCGGTTGCACCTGGTCTGGTTCGAGCGGGATCCCGAGAACATGTATAACTCGGACGCAGCCCGCTATACGGTCTGGTATAGCACAGCTCTGACGGATGCCCCGCCGGTCTGGCGCACCCCGATCCCAACCCGCACTCCGACGCCTCTGCCCCCCACGCCCTCCGGGGTGCTGGCTCTTCCTTCTCCCACGCCGTTTATTCCCCGCGCGGTCGATCCGGCGCTGCCGGCCGGCCAACCCCGTCCGGACGCGGAGGCGATGCGTCTGGTGGGCCTGATCGGGGGCGCGATCCTTCTGCTCGGCGCCATCGGGGGGTGGGCGTTGCGGCGGCTTTCATGAGCTTCCCCGATCGGAGCGGCGATCGATGCGGATCCTGATGCTCACCCAGGTGCTGCCCTATCCGCTGGCCAGCGGACCGCAGATCAAGAGCCATTACACCCTGCGCTACCTGGCCCAGCATCATCGTGTCACCCTGGTTTCCTTCATTCGTTCCGACCGGGAGGCCCGGTTCGCTGAGGCGTTGCGGCCTTATTGCGAGGCCATTCACACGGTTATCCTCCCCCGCTCCAGGCTCCGGGATGGGTTCGCCCTCCTGCGGGCTGTGATCACCGGCGAGCCCTTTGTGATCACTCGGGATCATCGGCCGGCCCTTTATCGCCTGCTGGATCGACTGAATGGGGTCGGCGCTTTCGATGCCGTTCACGCCGATCAGCTCAACATGGCCCCTTATGCGCTCCGGGTGCGGGCCCGGCGGGTGCTGGACGCCCATAACGCCGTTTGGCGGATCGCCGAGCGGCTGGCCCGGGCGATGCCGGCGGGGCCATTACGCTTTCTGGCGAGACAGGAAGCACAACGCCTGAAGCGCTATGAGGGGGCGATCTGCCGGGCCTTCGATCACGTGCTGGCGGTGAGCGAGAGCGATCGGGAGGCCCTGGAGGAAGCGGCTGGCAGGGGACTTCCGGCCCTCATCATGCCGATCGCTCTGGATCCGGAGGACTTCCCGCCGGTTCCCCGGGAGCCTGGAGCGAAGGGCGTTCTGCATATCGGGGGTCTTCACTGGCCTCCGAACGCAGAGGGGATCCGGTGGTTCCTGCGGGAGGTATGGGGACGGGTGCGGGCGGCGGAGCCGGAGGCCCGGCTGTTCCTGGTGGGCGCTCGTCCGCCGGCGGATCTGCGCGCCTGGGCGGCCCGGGATCCCTCAGTGGTCGTGCCGGGCTTCGTGGCCGATCCCACCCCCTACTGGCGACAGAGCGCTGTGGTGATCGTCCCGCTCCACGCGGGGAGCGGCATCCGGGTCAAGATCCTGGAGGCCTGGTCCCGGGGGATGCCGGTGGTGAGCACCTCGATCGGCTGCGAGGGGCTGATAGCCCATCATGGGGAGAACATCTGGATCGCCGACGATCCAGAGGGCTTCGCTCAGGCCGTGGTGGCCATGTTGCGATGTCCCGAGGAAGCACGCCGGATCGGCGAGGCCGGCCGGGAGACCGTCCGGGCGTTGTATGACTATCGGGTGGCCTGTCGTCCCCTGGACGTGGTTTACCCGCCTTGATGGGCGCTTTCCTCGATCCGCTATGGGCGTACGACCCCGGCGCGGAGGAGGAGCGCCAGATCGGTGAGCCACGGGGAGTCCACGATGCGGATCTGATCTGGTTGTTCTACGAGGATCTGCGGGTCTCCCTGATACCAGTCGATCTGGCCGCGCACCCGGATCGCGGTGCCGGGCCGGATCATCTGCTCCGGCGGCAACGGGAAGCGATCCCAGTAGGGGCGCAGGATGCGAATTTTCAACGCGCCTTGATGTGGGTTCTGGAATCCCAGGTAAACGGCTTTCCCGTTGTTGAACACGAAGCGGATGACCCCCTCCACCTCCCCGACCTTTCCCACGTGCATCGCCGCGAGCGAAGCGGGGATCGGTCGATTCAGGTTCGGAGCGCGTTCGGCAGGCCTCTCCTTCTCCGGCCATGAGGTTTCCACGCGGGCGTCCGGAAGGCTTGGAGAGGAGCCCGAGGAGACCGAGAGCGGATCCCCGTGTTCCAGGGCGATCACTGCTCCGTCCGCGCTGACAAAGTAGATGGTGTTGTTGCTGATCACCCAGGCCGCGTATTCGGACCAGAACTGATCATATACTTTCCCCTGATTGTAGTAAATGTAGAAGCCTCCTGGGATCGTCCGCGAGTCGCCGTCTTGAGTTAAAAAGTCCGGGCAGTAGTGGCTGGGGCTGAAACCGCAGTTGCTGGCTGAGGTGATGATGTGCGGCAGGTTCTGAGTGGGGATCGGATTGCTTCCAGTGCCTCGAGAGGGGGAGCGATCCAGAATCTGGTGGGCGAAGCCGAACATCCAGTGAGCCCCGAAGATGGAATCCCCCGACATGGAAAGGTTGGCTTGCTCATCCGTAGGGAAGAAGGTGTTCTGCATGAAGCGAACATCTCCCGCCCGGTAGCCCGGGACCGTGGTGTCATCCAGCATCATCTCCCCCAGACGGGAATCGTAGCGCCCATCGCATGGGGATTGAAGACATGGGGATCCGCGCATGACGACGTAGGCGACCTCCTGACCATCCGGGAAACGCTTAACGACCGGCTGGGGGCCCATAGGGAGATAGCCGCCATCCCCGAACCCGCCGTGGCCTACATTGGCGATGAAAGCGGGAGATCCATCCGCCAGCCGCAGGGCCAGCAGGGCCTGATACTGGGGCTGGGCGGACAGCCCGCTTCGCATGGCAGCGTTATCGCCGGGCCATGGACTCCACGGCTTCCACATGGCCTCCCAATCCAGGCGCAGCTTGATGAGGACCAGACCATGACCCTCGGCGATCACCGGCCAGCCGTTTCGAACCTCCGCGTAATTGGAAGACGACCCGGGATCTCCGGGCTGGCGAGGGGTGGGCTTGACCCGCCAGACGCGGGATCCATCGGAGTTGCGGATGGCGTGCACGTAAAGATCCTGGGAGGCCACGACCACCAGGTCTCGGGAGGGGGAGTAAGCGGGCGGTGTGTGAACTGAGGAGCCAGCGTCATAGGACCAGAGCAGGGACATAGAGCTCTTGTGGATCGCGTAGACGCGGTTTCCCATGGAGAAGAAGACGCGATCGCCGAACAGGGCGGGTGGGAGCGGGAGATCGCTGGAGGCCCCGGTGGGGAACTGCCCGGTGATCTCCCCCGTGGCAGCATTCAGCCGGTAGAGGGTTCCATTGGTGGAGAGAACGAACAGGGAGCCGGTGTCTGCATCATAGGCCGGAGTGGAGTGAATCCGCGCCCCGCCAGGATTTCGGTTCCAGATCACCTGTCCGTTCATGTTGTCCAGGGCGAAGACACCCCGATCGCCGGCGGCGATGTAAACCCTCCCCCCGCCGGTGACCGGCTGGCTGTTGCGGGGAAGGCGGAATTTCCCCGGGCTCACCCGGCCCTGGGCATCCGGCCCGTTCCAGGCCCATTTCCAGCGCCATGGAGGGGGCACCACCTGGTTGGTGGAACTGGTTCGCTGGGCGTCGTGGGCATGTTGGGTCCATTCGTCTGTGCTGCTCATGGCGAACTGGCGGAACACCCCTGGTAGATACAGCCGGTAGGTTGCGGTCGCGGAAATTGCGAGGGAGATCCCCGGGAGCGTGGAGGTCGCATGGGCC
It includes:
- a CDS encoding glycosyltransferase codes for the protein MRILMLTQVLPYPLASGPQIKSHYTLRYLAQHHRVTLVSFIRSDREARFAEALRPYCEAIHTVILPRSRLRDGFALLRAVITGEPFVITRDHRPALYRLLDRLNGVGAFDAVHADQLNMAPYALRVRARRVLDAHNAVWRIAERLARAMPAGPLRFLARQEAQRLKRYEGAICRAFDHVLAVSESDREALEEAAGRGLPALIMPIALDPEDFPPVPREPGAKGVLHIGGLHWPPNAEGIRWFLREVWGRVRAAEPEARLFLVGARPPADLRAWAARDPSVVVPGFVADPTPYWRQSAVVIVPLHAGSGIRVKILEAWSRGMPVVSTSIGCEGLIAHHGENIWIADDPEGFAQAVVAMLRCPEEARRIGEAGRETVRALYDYRVACRPLDVVYPP
- a CDS encoding PQQ-binding-like beta-propeller repeat protein, translated to MVHRIPMGMLILGLTFCGSPSLPMSSPLPTVEATGVPSSLPAFPLSMASPPPAHATSTLPGISLAISATATYRLYLPGVFRQFAMSSTDEWTQHAHDAQRTSSTNQVVPPPWRWKWAWNGPDAQGRVSPGKFRLPRNSQPVTGGGRVYIAAGDRGVFALDNMNGQVIWNRNPGGARIHSTPAYDADTGSLFVLSTNGTLYRLNAATGEITGQFPTGASSDLPLPPALFGDRVFFSMGNRVYAIHKSSMSLLWSYDAGSSVHTPPAYSPSRDLVVVASQDLYVHAIRNSDGSRVWRVKPTPRQPGDPGSSSNYAEVRNGWPVIAEGHGLVLIKLRLDWEAMWKPWSPWPGDNAAMRSGLSAQPQYQALLALRLADGSPAFIANVGHGGFGDGGYLPMGPQPVVKRFPDGQEVAYVVMRGSPCLQSPCDGRYDSRLGEMMLDDTTVPGYRAGDVRFMQNTFFPTDEQANLSMSGDSIFGAHWMFGFAHQILDRSPSRGTGSNPIPTQNLPHIITSASNCGFSPSHYCPDFLTQDGDSRTIPGGFYIYYNQGKVYDQFWSEYAAWVISNNTIYFVSADGAVIALEHGDPLSVSSGSSPSLPDARVETSWPEKERPAERAPNLNRPIPASLAAMHVGKVGEVEGVIRFVFNNGKAVYLGFQNPHQGALKIRILRPYWDRFPLPPEQMIRPGTAIRVRGQIDWYQGDPQILVEQPDQIRIVDSPWLTDLALLLRAGVVRP